From the Arvicola amphibius chromosome 2, mArvAmp1.2, whole genome shotgun sequence genome, one window contains:
- the LOC119808248 gene encoding GTPase IMAP family member 7-like, with protein sequence MAEPSDNSLRIVLVGKTGSGKSATANTILGQRKFDSRIAPHAVTKTCQKASRKWKERELLLVDTPGLFDTKVKLETTCIEISKCVLQSCPGPHAIILVLRLGRYTEEEQETVIRIKAIFGEAAMKYMVVLFTRKDELEDQSLKDFLESSDTNLKSIIKECGDRCLAINNRAGKAEQETQVQELVELVEAMVQSNGGVYFSDAIYKDAEKRLENQVALLRRLYTEQKRNEIRIVEEKCALGKLSAQEKEEMVQAIREKYDQKIRQEAENSILSQIVEGIKKILLKVWHIFRK encoded by the coding sequence ATGGCTGAGCCCAGTGACAACTCTCTGAGGATTGTTCTGGTAGGGAAGACAGGGAGTGGGAAAAGTGCCACAGCAAACACTATCCTGGGGCAAAGGAAATTTGATTCTAGAATCGCACCCCATGCTGTCACTAAGACCTGTCAGAAAGCATCCCgcaagtggaaggagagagaacttctGCTTGTTGACACCCCAGGGCTCTTTGACACCAAGGTCAAGCTGGAAACCACCTGCATTGAAATCAGCAAGTGTGTCCTCCAGTCTTGCCCTGGGCCTCACGCCATCATCCTGGTACTGCGGCTGGGTCGCTACACTGAGGAAGAGCAAGAAACTGTCATTAGGATCAAGGCTATCTTTGGGGAGGCAGCCATGAAGTACATGGTTGTCTTGTTCACCCGCAAAGACGAGCTGGAGGACCAGAGCCTAAAGGACTTCCTAGAGAGTTCAGATACAAACCTAAAAAGCATCATCAAGGAGTGTGGCGACCGCTGCCTGGCCATCAACAACAGAGCAGGGAAGGCTGAGCAGGAAACGCAGGTGCAGGAGCTGGTGGAGCTGGTGGAAGCCATGGTGCAGAGCAATGGCGGCGTCTACTTCTCTGATGCCATCTACAAGGATGCAGAGAAAAGGCTGGAGAACCAAGTAGCGCTCCTGAGGCGACTTTACACTGAGCAAAAACGGAATGAAATTAGAATAGTAGAGGAAAAGTGCGCTCTCGGGAAACTTAGTGCTCAGGAAAAAGAGGAGATGGTACAGGCAATTAGGGAAAAATACGACCAAAAGATAAGACAAGAAGCAGAGAATAGCATACTCAGCCAGATTGTGGAAGgaattaagaaaattcttttgaaagtgtgGCATATTTTTCGTAAGtag